A single genomic interval of Streptomyces graminofaciens harbors:
- the hpnH gene encoding adenosyl-hopene transferase HpnH — protein sequence MAMPLRQSIKVATYLAEQKLRKRDKFPLIVELEPLYACNLKCEGCGKIQHPAGVLKQRMPVAQAVGAVLESGAPMVSIAGGEPLMHPQIDEIVRQLVARRKYVFLCTNAMLLRKKMDKFKPSPYFAFAVHIDGLRERHDESVAKEGVFDEAVAAIKEAKRRGFRVTTNSTFFNTDTPQTIIEVLNYLNDDLQVDEMMISPAYAYEKAPDQEHFLGVEQTRELFRKAFSGGNRRRWRLNHSPLFLDFLEGKVDFPCTAWAIPNYSLFGWQRPCYLMSDGYVTTYRELIEDTDWNAYGRGKDPRCANCMAHCGYEPTAVLATMGSLKESLRAMRETLSGNQG from the coding sequence ATGGCCATGCCGCTCCGCCAGTCCATCAAGGTGGCGACGTATCTCGCTGAACAGAAGCTCCGCAAGCGGGACAAGTTCCCGCTGATCGTCGAGTTGGAACCGCTCTACGCCTGCAATCTGAAGTGCGAGGGCTGCGGCAAGATCCAGCACCCGGCCGGGGTGCTCAAGCAGCGCATGCCGGTGGCGCAGGCCGTGGGCGCCGTCCTGGAGTCCGGAGCGCCGATGGTGTCGATCGCCGGCGGCGAGCCTCTGATGCACCCTCAGATCGACGAGATCGTGCGGCAGTTGGTGGCGAGGAGGAAGTACGTCTTCCTGTGCACCAACGCCATGCTGCTGCGCAAGAAGATGGACAAGTTCAAGCCCTCGCCGTACTTCGCGTTCGCCGTGCACATCGACGGGCTGCGCGAGCGGCACGACGAGTCGGTGGCGAAGGAGGGGGTGTTCGACGAGGCCGTGGCCGCCATCAAGGAGGCCAAGAGGCGCGGCTTCCGGGTGACCACCAACTCGACCTTCTTCAACACCGACACCCCGCAGACCATCATCGAGGTCCTCAACTACCTCAACGACGACCTCCAGGTCGACGAGATGATGATCTCGCCCGCCTACGCCTACGAGAAGGCCCCCGACCAGGAGCACTTCCTCGGTGTGGAGCAGACCCGGGAGCTGTTCAGGAAGGCCTTCTCGGGCGGCAACCGCCGTCGCTGGCGCCTCAACCACTCGCCCCTGTTTCTGGACTTCCTGGAGGGCAAGGTCGACTTCCCGTGCACGGCGTGGGCGATCCCCAACTACTCCCTCTTCGGCTGGCAGCGGCCCTGCTATCTGATGAGCGACGGGTACGTCACGACGTACCGGGAGCTCATCGAGGACACCGACTGGAACGCGTACGGCCGGGGCAAGGACCCGCGCTGTGCCAACTGCATGGCGCACT
- a CDS encoding 1-hydroxy-2-methyl-2-butenyl 4-diphosphate reductase — MTMASAPAPLLIACALSIEQLALRSGDRAGAGGPVTVLRTGMGPKAAERSVTRVLADPALADAAVLATGFCAGLAPGMHPGDLVVAEETRGPDGAVTPCVGTERLIKELVRAVPGRTVHTGPLTGSDHVVRGSERSDLLATGAIAVDMESAVTLHSAVRQGVRPVAAVRVVVDAPEHELVRIGTVRGGISAFRVLRAVLPAFFEWHRSLLLPRR; from the coding sequence ATGACCATGGCCTCCGCCCCGGCCCCGCTGCTGATCGCCTGCGCGCTCAGCATCGAGCAGCTCGCCCTGCGCAGCGGTGACCGGGCCGGCGCCGGGGGCCCGGTCACCGTACTGCGCACCGGCATGGGGCCGAAGGCCGCCGAGCGGTCCGTCACCCGGGTCCTCGCCGACCCGGCGCTCGCCGACGCGGCCGTGCTGGCCACCGGGTTCTGCGCCGGGCTCGCGCCGGGCATGCACCCCGGGGACCTGGTGGTCGCGGAGGAGACCCGTGGCCCCGACGGCGCCGTCACACCTTGTGTGGGCACCGAACGGCTGATCAAGGAGCTGGTGCGGGCCGTGCCCGGGCGGACGGTGCACACCGGCCCCCTCACCGGTTCCGACCACGTCGTACGCGGATCGGAACGCTCCGATCTGCTCGCCACCGGAGCGATCGCGGTGGACATGGAGTCGGCGGTCACGCTCCACAGCGCCGTACGCCAGGGCGTGCGCCCGGTTGCGGCCGTACGGGTGGTCGTGGACGCTCCAGAGCATGAACTCGTCCGGATTGGCACTGTGCGCGGTGGAATATCGGCTTTCCGCGTCCTTCGTGCCGTCCTTCCCGCTTTCTTCGAATGGCACCGTTCTTTGCTGCTCCCCAGGAGGTGA
- the shc gene encoding squalene--hopene cyclase translates to MTATTDGSTGAPPPRAASASETDTDTDTDTPVAAGVQDAAERAIRRATDFLLSRQDAQGWWKGDLETNVTMDAEDLLLRQFLGIRDEKTTRAAALFIRGEQRADGAWATFYGGPGELSATVEAYVALRLAGDDPDEPHMARASAWVRQRGGIAAARVFTRIWLALFGWWKWDDLPEMPPELIYFPKWMPLNIYDFGCWARQTIVPLTIVSAKRPVRPAPFPLDELHVDPGRPNPPKPLDPLGSWEGAFQRLDRILHGYRKVALKRLRRAAMKSAARWIIERQENDGCWGGIQPPAVYSVIALHLLGYDLRHPVMKAGLESLDRFAVWREDGARMIEACQSPVWDTCLATIALADAGLPADHPQLVKAADWMLGEEIVRPGDWSVKRPQLSPGGWAFEFHNDNYPDIDDTAEVVLALRRVEHPDPQRVQRAIGRGVRWNLGMQSRNGAWGAFDVDNTSPFPNRLPFCDFGEVIDPPSADVTAHVVEMLAVEGLAHDPRTRRGVDWLLAEQEPNGAWFGRWGVNYVYGTGSVVPALTAAGLPASHPAIRRAVAWLETVQNDDGGWGEDLRSYPDPAEWGGKGASTASQTAWALLALLAADERDSKAAERGIEWLARTQREDGSWDEPYFTGTGFPWDFSINYHLYRQVFPLTALGRYVHGEPFAGRPADGRAVVDQAAVDKAAVDKAADGKVVAGKAVVDQAERS, encoded by the coding sequence ATGACAGCGACGACCGACGGAAGCACCGGGGCACCACCGCCCCGCGCTGCCTCGGCCAGCGAAACCGACACCGACACTGACACCGACACCCCAGTGGCGGCAGGGGTCCAGGATGCCGCCGAGCGCGCCATACGGCGTGCGACCGATTTCCTTCTCTCGCGTCAGGACGCCCAGGGCTGGTGGAAGGGCGACCTGGAGACCAACGTCACCATGGACGCCGAGGATCTGCTGCTCCGTCAGTTCCTGGGCATCCGCGACGAGAAGACCACGCGGGCGGCCGCGCTGTTCATCCGTGGCGAGCAGCGCGCGGACGGCGCCTGGGCCACCTTCTACGGCGGCCCAGGCGAACTCTCCGCCACCGTCGAGGCGTACGTCGCCCTGAGGCTGGCCGGGGACGACCCGGACGAGCCTCACATGGCGCGGGCGTCCGCCTGGGTCAGACAGCGCGGCGGGATCGCGGCCGCCCGTGTCTTCACCCGGATCTGGCTGGCCCTGTTCGGCTGGTGGAAGTGGGACGACCTGCCGGAGATGCCACCGGAGTTGATCTACTTCCCGAAGTGGATGCCGCTGAACATCTACGACTTCGGATGCTGGGCGCGGCAGACGATCGTGCCGCTGACGATCGTCTCGGCGAAGCGCCCGGTACGGCCCGCACCCTTCCCACTGGACGAACTCCACGTCGACCCGGGCCGACCGAACCCGCCCAAGCCCCTTGATCCGCTGGGAAGTTGGGAAGGCGCCTTCCAACGGCTCGACAGGATTCTGCACGGCTACCGCAAGGTGGCGCTGAAGCGGCTGCGCAGGGCGGCCATGAAGAGCGCGGCCCGCTGGATCATCGAGCGGCAGGAGAACGACGGCTGCTGGGGCGGCATCCAGCCACCGGCCGTGTACTCGGTCATCGCGTTGCACTTGTTGGGTTATGACCTCCGACATCCGGTGATGAAGGCCGGGTTGGAGTCCCTCGACCGGTTCGCCGTGTGGCGTGAGGACGGGGCCCGGATGATCGAGGCCTGCCAGTCCCCGGTGTGGGACACCTGCCTCGCCACCATCGCCCTCGCCGACGCGGGACTGCCCGCCGACCATCCCCAGCTGGTCAAGGCCGCCGACTGGATGCTCGGCGAGGAGATCGTCCGGCCCGGCGACTGGTCCGTGAAGCGGCCCCAACTGTCCCCGGGCGGCTGGGCGTTCGAGTTCCACAACGACAACTACCCCGACATCGACGACACCGCCGAGGTCGTTCTCGCACTGCGCCGTGTCGAGCACCCCGATCCACAGCGGGTGCAGCGGGCCATCGGACGGGGGGTGCGCTGGAACCTGGGGATGCAGTCGAGGAACGGGGCGTGGGGCGCCTTCGACGTCGACAACACAAGCCCCTTCCCCAACCGGCTGCCGTTCTGCGACTTCGGCGAGGTCATCGACCCACCGTCCGCCGATGTCACCGCCCATGTGGTGGAGATGCTCGCCGTCGAGGGCCTCGCCCACGATCCGCGCACCCGGCGCGGCGTCGACTGGCTCCTCGCCGAACAGGAGCCGAACGGCGCGTGGTTCGGCCGCTGGGGCGTCAACTACGTCTACGGAACCGGGTCGGTGGTGCCCGCGCTGACCGCCGCCGGACTGCCCGCCTCCCACCCCGCGATCCGCCGGGCCGTGGCCTGGCTGGAGACCGTACAGAACGACGACGGCGGCTGGGGCGAGGATCTGCGCTCCTACCCCGATCCCGCCGAATGGGGCGGCAAGGGCGCCTCCACCGCCTCCCAGACCGCGTGGGCCCTGCTCGCGCTGCTGGCGGCGGACGAGCGGGACTCCAAGGCCGCCGAGCGCGGCATCGAGTGGCTCGCCCGGACCCAGCGGGAGGACGGCTCCTGGGACGAGCCGTACTTCACCGGCACCGGCTTCCCCTGGGACTTCTCGATCAACTACCACCTCTACCGCCAGGTGTTCCCGCTCACCGCGCTGGGTCGGTACGTCCACGGCGAACCCTTCGCGGGCAGACCCGCCGACGGCAGGGCTGTCGTCGACCAGGCCGCTGTAGACAAGGCCGCTGTAGACAAGGCCGCCGACGGCAAGGTCGTCGCGGGCAAAGCCGTCGTCGACCAGGCCGAGAGGAGCTGA
- a CDS encoding polyprenyl synthetase family protein yields the protein MPTVPPAASAAARTAVDVTALLERGRTLATPVLRAAIDRLAPPMDTVGAYHFGWIDAAGNPADGDGGKSVRPALAVLSAEVTGAAPEVGIPGAVAVELVHNFSLLHDDLMDGDEQRRHRDTVWKAHGPAQAILVGDALMVLANEILLELDTVEAARATRRLTMATRALIDGQAQDISYEHRERVTVEECLEMEGNKTGALLACACSIGAVLGGADDRTADALEKYGYHLGLAFQAVDDLLGIWGDPVSTGKQTWSDLRQRKKSLPVVAALAAGGPASEQLGELLAADAKASDFENFSEEEFAARAALIEEAGGRRWTADEARRQHTVAIEALDSIHMPDPVRDRFMALADFVVVRKR from the coding sequence GTGCCCACTGTGCCCCCGGCCGCGTCGGCCGCTGCGAGGACCGCGGTGGACGTGACCGCGCTCCTGGAGCGCGGGCGGACCCTGGCCACCCCCGTGCTGCGGGCGGCCATCGATCGGCTGGCGCCCCCCATGGACACCGTCGGCGCCTACCACTTCGGCTGGATCGACGCCGCGGGCAACCCCGCCGACGGCGACGGCGGCAAGTCCGTGCGTCCCGCGCTCGCGGTGCTGTCCGCCGAGGTCACCGGCGCCGCACCCGAGGTCGGCATCCCCGGCGCGGTCGCCGTGGAGCTGGTGCACAACTTCTCGCTGCTGCACGACGACCTGATGGACGGCGACGAACAGCGCCGCCACCGCGACACGGTGTGGAAGGCGCACGGCCCCGCCCAGGCCATCCTCGTCGGCGACGCCCTGATGGTGCTCGCCAACGAGATCCTCCTCGAACTCGACACGGTCGAGGCCGCCCGGGCCACCCGCCGCCTCACCATGGCCACCCGCGCGCTCATCGACGGTCAGGCCCAGGACATCTCGTACGAGCACCGCGAGCGGGTCACCGTCGAGGAGTGCCTGGAGATGGAGGGCAACAAGACGGGCGCGCTGCTCGCCTGTGCCTGTTCCATCGGTGCGGTCCTCGGCGGCGCGGACGACCGCACGGCGGACGCGCTGGAGAAGTACGGCTACCACCTCGGCCTCGCCTTCCAGGCAGTCGACGACCTGCTGGGCATCTGGGGCGACCCGGTGTCCACCGGCAAGCAGACCTGGAGCGATCTGCGTCAGCGCAAGAAGTCCCTGCCGGTCGTGGCCGCGCTCGCGGCGGGCGGCCCGGCCTCCGAGCAGCTCGGCGAACTGCTCGCCGCCGACGCCAAGGCCAGCGACTTCGAGAACTTCTCCGAGGAGGAGTTCGCCGCGCGCGCCGCCCTCATCGAGGAGGCCGGGGGCCGGCGGTGGACGGCCGACGAGGCGCGCCGCCAGCACACCGTCGCGATCGAGGCGCTGGACTCCATCCACATGCCCGACCCGGTGCGGGACCGGTTCATGGCACTGGCCGACTTCGTCGTCGTACGGAAGAGATGA
- the hpnE gene encoding hydroxysqualene dehydroxylase HpnE, with amino-acid sequence MSDGTQSEGPLDADGTGRPRSTAVVVGGGLAGITAALSLADAGVQVTLLEGRPRLGGLAFSFQRGDLTVDNGQHVYLRCCTAYRWFLDRVDGAALSPLQDRLDVSVLDAEGRPGRRLGRLRRDALPVPLHLGRSLATYTHLSLAERANVGRAAMALKALDLADPALDEQDFGSWLAARGQSARAIEALWDLVGVATLNAVAQDASLGLAAMVFKTGLLSEPGAADIGWAHVPLGELHDRLTRKALDSAGVRTELRTRVTSISFGGSGRWTVEVPGESLDADAVVLAVPQREAHDLLPEGALDHPERLLEIGTAPILNVHVVYDRKVLSKPFFAALGSPVQWVFDRTDASGLREGQYLALSQSAAQDEIDEPVSALRERYLPELERLLPGARGARVKDFFVTRERTATFAPTPGVGRLRPGARTKAPGLYLAGAWTATGWPATMESAVRSGISAADAALGALGRPRDHLFTYEEAA; translated from the coding sequence ATGAGCGACGGCACACAGTCCGAGGGGCCACTGGACGCGGACGGCACGGGCCGCCCCCGCAGCACGGCCGTGGTGGTCGGTGGCGGCCTGGCGGGGATCACCGCCGCGCTCTCGCTGGCCGACGCCGGTGTACAGGTCACCCTCCTCGAAGGGCGGCCGAGGCTCGGCGGACTCGCCTTCTCCTTCCAGCGCGGCGATCTGACCGTCGACAACGGTCAGCATGTGTATCTGCGATGCTGCACCGCCTACCGCTGGTTCCTCGACCGCGTCGACGGGGCCGCGCTGTCGCCGCTTCAGGATCGCCTCGACGTGTCGGTTCTCGACGCCGAGGGCAGGCCCGGGCGGCGGCTCGGCAGACTGCGGCGCGACGCGCTGCCCGTGCCGCTGCATCTCGGGCGCAGCCTCGCCACGTACACCCATCTCTCGCTCGCCGAGCGCGCCAACGTGGGGCGTGCGGCGATGGCGCTCAAGGCGCTCGACCTCGCCGATCCGGCGCTGGACGAGCAGGACTTCGGCAGTTGGCTGGCCGCGCGGGGGCAGTCGGCGCGCGCGATCGAGGCGCTGTGGGACCTGGTCGGGGTCGCCACGCTCAACGCGGTGGCCCAGGACGCCTCGCTCGGGCTCGCCGCGATGGTGTTCAAGACGGGCCTGCTGTCCGAGCCGGGCGCGGCCGACATCGGCTGGGCCCATGTCCCGCTGGGCGAACTGCACGACCGGCTGACCCGCAAGGCGCTCGACTCGGCGGGCGTCCGCACCGAACTCCGGACTCGCGTCACCTCCATCTCCTTCGGCGGGAGCGGCCGTTGGACGGTCGAGGTGCCCGGCGAGAGCCTCGACGCCGACGCGGTCGTCCTCGCCGTACCGCAGCGCGAGGCCCACGATCTGCTGCCGGAAGGGGCGCTCGACCACCCCGAGCGGCTGCTGGAGATCGGCACCGCCCCGATCCTCAACGTCCATGTCGTCTACGACCGGAAGGTGCTGAGCAAGCCGTTCTTCGCGGCGCTCGGCTCCCCGGTGCAGTGGGTCTTCGACCGCACCGACGCGTCAGGGCTGCGCGAGGGCCAGTATCTGGCGCTCTCGCAGTCGGCCGCACAGGACGAGATCGACGAGCCCGTGTCCGCCTTGCGCGAGCGCTATCTGCCCGAGCTGGAGCGGCTGTTGCCCGGCGCGCGCGGCGCGCGGGTGAAGGACTTCTTCGTGACCAGGGAGCGCACCGCGACCTTCGCTCCCACCCCCGGCGTCGGACGGCTCAGGCCCGGCGCCCGCACCAAGGCACCCGGCCTGTACCTGGCCGGAGCGTGGACCGCCACAGGGTGGCCCGCGACCATGGAGAGTGCGGTCCGCAGCGGCATCAGTGCGGCGGACGCCGCGCTCGGCGCCCTGGGCCGGCCCCGAGACCACCTCTTCACCTACGAGGAGGCAGCGTGA
- a CDS encoding DUF6380 family protein: MDNPVQGEPIGEKWYATLRNAVASLTATACRRALHHLGGPAGEGAR; encoded by the coding sequence ATGGACAATCCGGTCCAAGGAGAACCCATCGGGGAAAAGTGGTACGCAACCCTCCGCAACGCGGTGGCGTCCCTGACTGCGACGGCCTGCCGCAGGGCGCTCCACCACCTCGGCGGACCAGCAGGGGAGGGCGCGCGATGA
- the hpnD gene encoding presqualene diphosphate synthase HpnD: protein MIRIVESPPHPSAPVLAAYSYCESVTGQQARNFAYGIRLLPTAKRRAMSALYAFSRRVDDIGDGALAPEVKELRLAETRALLTRVREGTVDEDDTDPVAVALAHVGAHFPVPFGGLDELIEGVLMDVRGETYETWDDLKVYCRCVAGAIGRLSLGVFGTEPGARGAERAPEYADTLGLALQLTNILRDVREDALGGRTYLPSDDLAKFGCSAGFAAPLSSVDSDFAGLVHFEVRRARALFAEGYRLLPMLDRRSGACVAAMAGIYRRLLDRIEREPEAVLRGRVSLPGREKAYVAVRGLSGLDARHVSRRTVRRRA, encoded by the coding sequence GTGATCCGGATCGTGGAGTCTCCACCGCACCCGTCCGCACCGGTACTCGCCGCCTACAGCTACTGCGAGTCCGTCACCGGACAACAGGCCCGCAACTTCGCGTACGGCATCCGGCTCCTGCCCACGGCCAAGCGGCGCGCGATGTCGGCGCTCTACGCGTTCTCGCGCCGCGTCGACGACATCGGCGACGGCGCGCTCGCCCCCGAGGTGAAGGAGCTCCGGCTGGCGGAGACCCGGGCGCTGCTCACCAGAGTCCGCGAGGGCACGGTCGACGAGGACGACACGGATCCCGTCGCGGTGGCCCTGGCGCACGTCGGGGCACACTTCCCGGTCCCGTTCGGCGGCCTCGACGAACTCATCGAGGGCGTCCTGATGGATGTGCGCGGCGAGACCTACGAGACCTGGGACGACCTGAAGGTCTACTGCCGTTGTGTCGCCGGCGCGATCGGGCGGCTCTCGCTCGGTGTCTTCGGCACGGAACCGGGCGCGCGCGGCGCCGAGCGGGCACCGGAGTACGCCGACACGCTCGGCCTCGCTCTTCAACTCACCAACATCCTCAGGGACGTTCGCGAGGACGCCCTCGGCGGTCGTACATATCTGCCCTCCGACGACCTCGCCAAGTTCGGCTGCTCGGCGGGGTTCGCCGCGCCCCTTTCGTCGGTCGACTCCGACTTCGCGGGTCTTGTGCACTTCGAGGTGCGCCGGGCCCGCGCCCTGTTCGCCGAGGGCTACCGCCTGCTGCCGATGCTGGACCGCCGCAGCGGCGCCTGTGTCGCGGCCATGGCCGGCATCTACCGGCGGCTGCTCGACCGCATCGAGCGCGAGCCGGAGGCCGTGCTGCGCGGCCGGGTCTCGCTGCCCGGCCGCGAGAAGGCGTACGTCGCCGTGCGCGGCCTCTCCGGCCTCGACGCCCGCCATGTGTCCCGCCGTACCGTCAGGAGGCGTGCCTGA
- the hpnC gene encoding squalene synthase HpnC, giving the protein MTETGTPRTGDTERDTLEKAAHENFPVAPFFLPAAWRADLMALYGFARLVDDIGDGDLAPGGADAHHLGVSPQDADDRLLLLDAFEADLRRVFDGTPHHPLLRRLRPTVHRHALSPEPFLGLIAANRQDQLVRRYETYDDLLAYCELSANPVGRLVLAVTGTSTPERVRHSDAICTALQIVEHLQDVTEDLGRDRIYLPAADMKRFHVSEADLATSTAGASVRALVAYEAECARNLLNEGTPLVGSVHGRLRLLLAGFVAGGRAAIHAITAARYDVLPGPPKPGKLRLLREVGATLRGEG; this is encoded by the coding sequence GTGACCGAAACCGGGACGCCACGCACCGGCGACACGGAGCGTGACACCCTCGAAAAGGCCGCCCACGAGAACTTCCCCGTGGCGCCGTTCTTCCTGCCCGCGGCCTGGCGCGCCGACCTGATGGCCCTGTACGGCTTCGCCCGCCTCGTCGACGACATCGGCGACGGCGACCTCGCCCCCGGCGGCGCCGACGCCCACCACCTGGGCGTCTCCCCGCAGGACGCCGACGACCGGCTCCTGCTCCTCGACGCCTTCGAGGCCGACCTGCGCCGCGTCTTCGACGGCACCCCGCACCACCCGCTGCTGCGCCGCCTGCGGCCCACGGTCCACCGCCACGCGCTCTCCCCCGAGCCCTTCCTCGGCCTGATCGCCGCCAACCGCCAGGACCAACTCGTCAGGCGCTACGAGACGTACGACGACCTGCTCGCCTACTGCGAGCTGTCCGCCAACCCCGTCGGCCGTCTCGTCCTCGCCGTCACCGGGACCTCCACCCCCGAGCGGGTCCGCCACTCCGACGCGATCTGCACGGCGTTGCAGATCGTCGAGCACCTCCAGGACGTGACCGAGGACCTCGGCCGCGACCGCATCTATCTGCCCGCCGCCGACATGAAGCGCTTCCATGTCTCCGAGGCGGATCTCGCCACATCCACAGCAGGCGCATCGGTGCGCGCACTGGTCGCGTACGAAGCCGAATGCGCCCGGAATCTCCTGAATGAGGGCACCCCGCTGGTGGGTAGCGTCCACGGCAGGCTGAGGTTGCTCCTGGCGGGGTTCGTGGCGGGGGGAAGGGCGGCGATCCACGCGATCACCGCCGCTCGGTACGACGTTCTTCCCGGCCCGCCCAAGCCCGGCAAGCTCCGGCTGCTGCGCGAGGTGGGCGCGACCCTGCGAGGAGAGGGGTGA
- a CDS encoding ABC transporter ATP-binding protein: MAETRVPTVIADELHIVYRVNGAKTGRGSATAALSRIIKRGESPGVRKVHAVKGVSFIAYRGEAIGLIGSNGSGKSTLLRAIAGLLPAEKGKVFTDGQPSLLGVNAALMNDLTGERNVILGGLAMGMSREQIRERYQEIVDFSGINEKGDFITLPMRTYSSGMAARLRFSIAAAKDHDVLMIDEALATGDRKFQKRSEARIRELRKEAGTVFLVSHNNKSIRDTCDRVLWLERGELRMDGPTEEVLKEYEKFTGK, encoded by the coding sequence GTGGCTGAGACCCGAGTTCCGACCGTCATCGCGGACGAGCTGCACATCGTCTACCGCGTGAACGGCGCCAAGACCGGCAGGGGCAGCGCCACCGCCGCCCTCAGCCGCATCATCAAGCGCGGTGAGTCGCCGGGCGTACGCAAGGTGCACGCCGTCAAGGGCGTCTCCTTCATCGCCTACCGCGGCGAGGCCATCGGCCTGATCGGCTCCAACGGCTCCGGCAAGTCCACCCTGCTGCGCGCCATCGCTGGACTGCTGCCCGCGGAGAAGGGCAAGGTCTTCACCGACGGCCAGCCCTCGCTGCTCGGCGTCAACGCGGCCCTGATGAACGACCTGACGGGCGAGCGGAACGTCATATTGGGCGGCCTCGCCATGGGCATGTCCCGCGAGCAGATCAGGGAGCGCTACCAGGAGATCGTCGACTTCTCCGGGATCAACGAGAAGGGCGACTTCATCACCCTTCCCATGCGCACCTACTCCTCCGGCATGGCGGCCCGGCTCCGCTTCTCCATCGCGGCGGCCAAGGACCATGACGTCCTCATGATCGACGAGGCGCTCGCCACCGGTGACCGCAAGTTCCAGAAGCGCTCCGAGGCCCGCATCCGCGAGCTGCGCAAGGAGGCCGGCACGGTCTTCCTGGTCAGCCACAACAACAAGTCGATCCGCGACACCTGCGACCGGGTCCTGTGGCTGGAACGCGGCGAACTGCGCATGGACGGCCCCACGGAAGAGGTCCTGAAGGAATACGAGAAGTTCACGGGCAAGTAG
- a CDS encoding ABC transporter permease, producing MSETTHDGRVAVSDRPSPDDGLSAADLAAKYGLAVSGARPGLVEYVRQLWGRRHFILAFSQAKLTAQYSQAKLGQLWQVATPLLNALVYFLIFGLILGADRGMPREVYIPFLVTGVFVFTFTQSSVMAGVRAIAGNLGLVRALHFPRAALPISFSLQQLQQLLFSMIVLFAVAVGFGSYPSLSWLLILPVLALQFLFNTGLAMIMARMGSKTPDLAQLMPFVMRTWMYASGVMFSLPVMLEEHPPWISDVLQWNPAAIYMDLMRFALIDGYGSDNLPPHVWAVAGGWAVLVAVGGFVYFWKAEERYGRG from the coding sequence GTGAGTGAGACAACGCATGACGGCAGGGTCGCCGTGAGCGATCGACCGTCGCCCGACGACGGGCTCTCGGCCGCCGACCTCGCCGCCAAGTACGGGTTGGCGGTCAGCGGAGCCCGGCCCGGACTCGTCGAGTACGTCCGCCAGCTCTGGGGGCGGCGTCACTTCATCCTCGCCTTCTCGCAGGCGAAGCTCACCGCCCAGTACAGCCAGGCCAAGCTCGGCCAGCTGTGGCAGGTGGCCACTCCGCTGCTGAACGCGCTGGTGTACTTCCTGATCTTCGGCCTGATCCTGGGCGCCGACCGCGGGATGCCCCGCGAGGTCTACATCCCGTTCCTGGTGACGGGTGTCTTCGTCTTCACCTTCACCCAGAGCTCGGTGATGGCGGGCGTGCGCGCGATCGCCGGCAACCTCGGCCTGGTCAGGGCGCTGCACTTCCCGCGGGCCGCGCTGCCGATCTCGTTCTCGCTGCAGCAGCTCCAGCAACTGCTCTTCTCGATGATCGTGCTGTTCGCCGTGGCGGTCGGCTTCGGCAGCTACCCGAGCCTGTCGTGGCTGCTGATCCTCCCGGTGCTGGCCCTGCAGTTCCTCTTCAACACCGGCCTCGCGATGATCATGGCCCGGATGGGCTCCAAGACCCCGGACCTCGCCCAGCTCATGCCGTTCGTGATGCGTACGTGGATGTACGCGTCCGGCGTCATGTTCTCGCTCCCCGTGATGCTGGAGGAGCACCCGCCCTGGATCTCCGACGTCCTCCAGTGGAACCCGGCCGCGATCTACATGGACCTGATGCGCTTCGCGCTGATCGACGGCTACGGCTCCGACAACCTGCCCCCGCACGTCTGGGCGGTCGCCGGCGGCTGGGCCGTGCTCGTCGCGGTCGGCGGGTTCGTGTACTTCTGGAAGGCGGAGGAGAGGTACGGCCGTGGCTGA